The Hymenobacter monticola DNA segment GCGAAGCCTACTATTCAACCCTGTTTCACGAACTGACCCACGCCACCGGCCACGCCAGCCGCCTGGACCGCCCTGACCTAGCCGAAGCGCTGCGCCCGAGCGGCCGCGCCGGTTATGCCCGTGAGGAGCTGACCGCCGAGATGGGCGCCGCTTTTCTCTGTGGTCACGCGGGTTTGAACCCGAGCGCGACGCTGGAAAACACCGCCGCTTATCTGCAGTTTTGGCTGGAGCAGCTACGCGGCGACAAAAAGCTGGTGGTGCAGGCGGCCAGCCGGGCGCAGCGGGCAGCCGAGTTTATCCTGGGCAACGCGGACGGCGGTGATAACGAGCCCAGCACCCCGGAACCGACCCCGCTTAGTGCAAGCCCCGCGGGCATGGAGATAAACGACGACCCCGAAGCGGCCCCCACCACCGTGCTGCCTATCGATGCCGGGGCCGTACTTCCCTGTCCGGCTCTGCCCACCTTGCCCCTGGTTACCTTGGGACAGGAAACGCTGCCCACTCTTACGACTGTCGTGGTATCCACGCAGCGCATCGAGCTTTCGCGCTTGATGGAGCACCCCACTTTTACTGACGAGCAGCGCCGCACCGCCACGGCACGAATTCTGGCCGAAGCGGACCCCGCCCGCCTAGGCCGCTGGCTGACCAATATCATGCGGCAGATTGCCGAATGGGAGGAACACGCTTTGGCTGAGGAGGCGCGGCAGAACCCGCACTTCGCTGCCTTGGAGCAGGCGCAGGAGTAGCCTTTACCTAAGTAACCTCGCTCAGCAACGGGCGGGGCCGGGGGCGGTGGGGTACCCGTCGCATTATCCTCATTGTCTTGCTTTAAATTCTTCTTGCCCATGCCCTTC contains these protein-coding regions:
- a CDS encoding ArdC family protein, with the translated sequence MKKQARPAAQNTARPDVYQIVTDRVIEALEAGQIAWRKPWHAAYGLPRNYVSGRAYTGINAFLLHLVGGTPFFLTFRQAKELGGNIRKGAKGMPVIYYNVTTRTDKQTGEEEKTPFIKYYTVFSVDDVEGVDIVLPEQPQDRAHEPLAAAEALVAGWATCPRIEHGGAQAYYAPGPDFVQVPRPETFTSGEAYYSTLFHELTHATGHASRLDRPDLAEALRPSGRAGYAREELTAEMGAAFLCGHAGLNPSATLENTAAYLQFWLEQLRGDKKLVVQAASRAQRAAEFILGNADGGDNEPSTPEPTPLSASPAGMEINDDPEAAPTTVLPIDAGAVLPCPALPTLPLVTLGQETLPTLTTVVVSTQRIELSRLMEHPTFTDEQRRTATARILAEADPARLGRWLTNIMRQIAEWEEHALAEEARQNPHFAALEQAQE